From Quercus lobata isolate SW786 chromosome 11, ValleyOak3.0 Primary Assembly, whole genome shotgun sequence:
TGTATATTCTTTGGACGACTTGAACTCAGCCACAGCGTCCTCTTTTGCCTTGGAGAGACGAGCATTCAATTCATCATTCATCTTCTGCAAATGATCAATGCGCGTATCCTTCTCCACTGCATCCGTCCTTAGCTCCTCAATCAGCTTGTTACGTTCCTTGACCTCGTCCTTAGCTTTTTCAGCAACCCCAGCCCATTTTTTACACTCAGCATTCACCTGCTGAATCCTCGTCTCCAACAAGACTCTCGTCTTGTCCAGCTCTGTTGCCTGTCTAGACGCTGCTATAAACTTGGACATGGCCTATGAATAGACAAAGCAACATAGAGTGATTAAATGAGGAAAAGTGGCTACCCAAATAAGGATGAGAGATACTGACATACCTTGAAGAGGTCATGGACGCCTGAATGTTCAAATTCCTTTAAACCCATGTTGTAGCACGTTTATATCTTCGTCCTTGACAGCCATCTGGAAACGTTTCCAAGCCAGGTCTT
This genomic window contains:
- the LOC115966940 gene encoding uncharacterized protein LOC115966940, producing MGLKEFEHSGVHDLFKAMSKFIAASRQATELDKTRVLLETRIQQVNAECKKWAGVAEKAKDEVKERNKLIEELRTDAVEKDTRIDHLQKMNDELNARLSKAKEDAVAEFKSSKEYTDTLDRNYAAGFEDFRMDAIENFPEVDFNAIKLNLAAATSSLLQTGSDDVNVEDDASTQPQDAPVVNAPPS